The proteins below are encoded in one region of Pseudomonas sp. SCB32:
- a CDS encoding energy transducer TonB produces MNAATHSDFPVSSGVRPADRLGFTLFVAAIVHVAILLGVGFTMPMPSMLSKTLEITLASFKSEKAPEKADYLAQMHQQGSGTLEHKAIPKTTEQAPFQDTEVKKVAPPATPKQAKSPEAPKTAVSTRSPRPDKVQAKPETPKAETVAKPAPEFDSSQLSAQISSLEADLAREQQAYAKRPRIHRLSAASTMRDKGAWYKEEWRKKIERIGNLNYPDEARRQRIYGSLRLLVSINRDGSLYEVQVLESSGQPTLDQAAQRIVRLAAPFAPFSGDLSDIDRLEIIRTWRFERGDRLSSQ; encoded by the coding sequence ATGAACGCTGCAACCCATTCCGACTTCCCCGTGTCCTCCGGCGTCCGCCCGGCGGACCGACTGGGTTTCACCCTGTTCGTAGCGGCCATCGTGCACGTGGCCATTCTGCTCGGCGTCGGCTTCACCATGCCGATGCCCAGCATGCTGAGCAAAACCCTGGAAATCACCCTGGCCAGCTTCAAGAGCGAGAAAGCGCCCGAGAAGGCCGACTACCTCGCCCAGATGCACCAGCAGGGCAGCGGCACCCTGGAACACAAGGCGATCCCCAAGACCACCGAGCAGGCGCCATTCCAGGACACCGAAGTCAAGAAAGTCGCGCCGCCGGCCACTCCGAAGCAGGCCAAGAGCCCGGAAGCGCCCAAGACCGCCGTCAGCACCCGTAGCCCACGTCCGGACAAGGTCCAGGCCAAGCCGGAGACGCCCAAGGCCGAGACCGTCGCCAAACCCGCGCCAGAGTTCGACTCCAGCCAGCTTTCTGCACAGATCTCCAGCCTTGAGGCCGACCTTGCCCGCGAGCAGCAGGCCTACGCAAAACGCCCGCGCATCCACCGCCTGAGCGCCGCCTCGACCATGCGCGACAAGGGCGCCTGGTATAAGGAAGAGTGGCGCAAGAAGATCGAGCGTATCGGCAACCTGAACTACCCCGACGAAGCCCGCCGCCAGCGCATCTACGGCAGCCTGCGCCTGCTGGTGTCGATCAACCGCGACGGCTCCCTCTATGAAGTGCAGGTGCTGGAGTCCTCCGGCCAGCCCACCCTCGACCAGGCCGCCCAGCGCATCGTCCGCCTGGCCGCACCCTTCGCGCCATTCTCCGGCGACCTGTCGGACATCGACCGCCTGGAAATCATCCGCACCTGGCGCTTCGAGCGCGGCGACCGCCTGTCCAGCCAGTGA
- the pilG gene encoding twitching motility response regulator PilG, which translates to MEQHSDGLKVMVIDDSKTIRRTAETLLKKVGCDVITAIDGFDALAKIADTHPSIIFVDIMMPRLDGYQTCALIKNNSAFKSTPVIMLSSKDGLFDKAKGRIVGSDQYLTKPFSKEELLGAIKTHVPDFTPVEHAS; encoded by the coding sequence ATGGAACAGCATTCCGACGGTTTGAAAGTAATGGTGATCGACGACTCCAAGACGATTCGTCGCACCGCCGAAACCCTGCTGAAGAAAGTCGGCTGCGATGTCATCACGGCCATCGACGGTTTCGATGCTCTGGCCAAGATTGCCGATACCCATCCCAGCATCATCTTCGTCGACATCATGATGCCCCGCCTGGATGGCTATCAGACCTGCGCCCTGATCAAGAACAACAGTGCCTTCAAATCCACCCCGGTGATCATGCTGTCCTCCAAGGACGGCCTGTTCGACAAGGCCAAGGGTCGCATCGTCGGTTCCGACCAGTACCTCACCAAGCCCTTCAGCAAGGAAGAGCTGCTCGGCGCGATCAAGACCCATGTGCCTGACTTTACCCCGGTGGAGCACGCTTCCTGA
- a CDS encoding chemotaxis protein CheW, which translates to MAEVQSPFEVLVQIDQRCRQLAAGLPAQREVAQSWNGIGFRMAGRLFVAPMGEVGEVLHEPRYTLLPGVRDWVKGVANVRGRLLPIMDLCGFLGAELSPLRKQRRVLVVEHQEVFAGLIVDEVFGMQHFPVETFSEQLPPLEAVLQPFIHGVFNREQPWLVFSPHALAQHPAFLEVAS; encoded by the coding sequence ATGGCGGAAGTCCAGAGTCCTTTCGAGGTTCTCGTCCAGATCGATCAGCGTTGTCGTCAGCTGGCCGCGGGTCTGCCTGCGCAACGCGAAGTGGCGCAGAGCTGGAACGGGATTGGCTTTCGCATGGCCGGGCGCCTGTTCGTGGCACCCATGGGGGAGGTCGGCGAGGTTCTTCACGAGCCCCGCTACACGCTGCTGCCCGGCGTCCGTGACTGGGTGAAGGGGGTCGCCAACGTGCGTGGCCGCCTGTTGCCGATCATGGACCTGTGCGGTTTCCTCGGCGCGGAGCTGTCGCCTCTGCGCAAACAGCGGCGCGTGCTGGTGGTGGAACACCAGGAAGTCTTCGCCGGCCTCATCGTCGATGAGGTGTTCGGCATGCAGCACTTCCCGGTGGAAACCTTCAGCGAGCAGCTGCCGCCCCTCGAAGCGGTCCTGCAACCCTTTATTCATGGCGTCTTCAATCGAGAACAGCCCTGGTTGGTGTTCAGCCCGCATGCGCTGGCGCAGCACCCGGCGTTCCTCGAAGTCGCCAGCTAG
- a CDS encoding CheR family methyltransferase, whose translation MQASGVWSLQPLADMSAAEFRDWQALLEDRTGVVVNEQRRAFLQTSLGARMRELGISDYGSYYRQVTDGPRGAVEWSNLLDRLTVQETRFFRHKPSFDLLQRYLRQRAEEVGQSRPLALWSVGCSSGEEPYSLAMVATRVLEAAGFAPFFGVTGTDISLNALSRAREAVYAARKLDEFDPALTARFFSVRDDGRYQVIPSLVERVCCARLNVLELAQAPMSGMDVIFCQNLLIYFRRWRRREILNRLAERLAPGGLLVVGVGEVVDWHHPLLEPVADEHVLAFTRKG comes from the coding sequence ATGCAGGCAAGTGGCGTCTGGTCGTTGCAGCCGTTGGCCGACATGTCGGCCGCGGAATTCCGCGACTGGCAGGCACTGTTGGAAGACCGTACCGGCGTTGTCGTCAACGAACAGCGCCGTGCCTTCCTGCAGACCAGCCTGGGCGCACGCATGCGCGAACTGGGCATCAGCGACTACGGCAGCTACTACCGGCAGGTCACCGATGGCCCGCGCGGCGCCGTGGAGTGGTCGAACCTGCTGGACCGCCTGACCGTTCAGGAAACCCGTTTCTTTCGCCACAAGCCCTCCTTCGACCTGCTGCAGCGCTACCTGCGCCAGCGCGCCGAAGAGGTCGGCCAGAGCCGGCCGCTGGCCTTGTGGAGCGTGGGCTGTTCCAGCGGCGAGGAGCCATACTCCCTCGCCATGGTCGCCACGCGGGTCTTGGAGGCCGCCGGGTTTGCGCCGTTTTTCGGCGTGACCGGGACCGACATCAGCCTCAACGCCCTGAGCCGGGCGCGCGAGGCGGTGTATGCGGCACGCAAGCTGGATGAGTTCGACCCCGCGTTGACCGCGCGCTTTTTCAGCGTGAGGGACGACGGGCGCTATCAGGTGATACCGAGTCTGGTCGAGCGCGTCTGCTGCGCCCGGCTGAATGTGCTGGAACTGGCCCAGGCGCCAATGTCCGGCATGGATGTGATCTTTTGCCAGAACCTGCTGATCTACTTCCGCCGCTGGCGGCGGCGGGAAATCCTCAATCGCCTGGCCGAGCGCCTGGCGCCAGGGGGACTGTTGGTGGTCGGTGTCGGCGAGGTGGTGGATTGGCACCATCCGCTGCTTGAACCGGTCGCCGACGAGCACGTTCTGGCCTTTACCCGGAAGGGATGA
- the pilH gene encoding twitching motility response regulator PilH, protein MARILIVDDSPTEMYKLTAMLEKHSHQVLKAENGADGVALARQEKPDVVLMDIVMPGLNGFQATRQLSKDPETSAIPVIIVTTKDQETDKVWGKRQGARDYLTKPVDEETLLKTINAVLAG, encoded by the coding sequence ATGGCTCGAATTCTGATTGTTGATGACTCGCCGACCGAGATGTACAAGCTGACCGCGATGCTGGAAAAGCATTCGCATCAGGTACTCAAGGCCGAGAATGGCGCCGACGGCGTGGCCCTGGCCCGCCAGGAAAAGCCGGACGTGGTCCTGATGGACATCGTCATGCCCGGCCTGAACGGCTTCCAGGCGACTCGCCAACTGTCCAAAGACCCGGAAACCAGTGCTATTCCGGTAATCATCGTCACCACCAAGGACCAGGAGACCGACAAGGTCTGGGGCAAGCGCCAGGGCGCGCGCGACTACCTGACCAAACCGGTGGACGAAGAAACGCTGCTCAAGACCATCAATGCGGTGCTGGCCGGCTGA
- the gshB gene encoding glutathione synthase: MSVRLGIVMDPIAQINFKKDSSLAMLLAAQARGWELFYMEQQDLYQKENVARGRMRPLKVFYDPAHWFELDAEIDQPLSELDVILMRKDPPFDNEFVYSTYLLEQAETAGTLVVNRPQSLRDCNEKYFATLFPQCSPPTVVSRRSDILREFAAEHRDIILKPLDGMGGSMIFRHREGDPNLSVILETLTQHGKQQVMAQRYIPAIKDGDKRILMIDGEPVEYCLARIPAQGETRGNLAAGGRGVAQPLSERDRWIAGEVGPELRKRGLLFVGLDVIGENLTEINVTSPTCIREIDAAYDTRIGERLMAVIDEKLKARSAS; encoded by the coding sequence ATGAGCGTACGCCTCGGGATCGTGATGGACCCCATCGCGCAGATCAATTTCAAGAAGGACAGCTCGCTGGCCATGCTGCTGGCTGCCCAGGCCCGTGGCTGGGAACTGTTCTATATGGAACAGCAGGATCTTTACCAGAAAGAGAATGTGGCCCGCGGCCGCATGCGCCCCCTGAAAGTCTTCTACGATCCGGCCCACTGGTTCGAGCTGGACGCGGAGATCGACCAGCCGTTGTCGGAGCTGGATGTGATCCTGATGCGCAAGGACCCGCCCTTCGATAACGAATTCGTCTACTCCACCTACCTGCTGGAACAGGCCGAAACCGCCGGCACCCTGGTGGTGAACCGCCCACAGAGCCTGCGCGACTGCAATGAGAAGTACTTCGCCACCCTCTTCCCGCAGTGTTCGCCGCCCACCGTGGTGAGCCGCCGGTCCGATATTCTGCGCGAGTTCGCCGCGGAGCATCGTGACATCATTCTCAAACCCCTGGACGGCATGGGCGGTTCGATGATCTTCCGCCACCGCGAAGGCGACCCGAACCTCTCGGTGATCCTCGAAACCCTGACCCAGCATGGCAAGCAGCAGGTGATGGCGCAGCGCTATATCCCGGCGATCAAGGACGGCGACAAGCGCATCCTGATGATCGACGGCGAGCCGGTGGAATACTGCCTGGCGCGCATCCCGGCGCAGGGCGAAACCCGTGGCAACCTGGCCGCCGGCGGCCGTGGCGTGGCCCAGCCGCTGTCCGAGCGCGACCGCTGGATCGCCGGGGAGGTCGGTCCGGAACTGCGCAAGCGCGGCCTGCTGTTCGTCGGCCTGGACGTGATCGGCGAGAACCTCACCGAGATCAACGTCACCAGCCCGACCTGCATCCGCGAGATAGACGCGGCCTACGACACCCGCATCGGTGAGAGGCTGATGGCAGTCATCGACGAAAAGCTCAAGGCGCGCAGTGCGTCATAG
- a CDS encoding methyl-accepting chemotaxis protein produces MKKIKAGSLFSGTRSSSLILGLFVVLVVAIVLLFANFAYLNKQADHDKQYIGHAGELRVLSQRIAKNATEAAAGKGEAFKLLKEARNDFEKRWNILVKGDETTNLPPSPAAVQPQMAEVQKDWDTLRKNTDSILASEQTVLSLHQVAATLAETIPQLQVEYEEVVDILLENGAPADQVAVAQRQSLLAERILGSVNKVLAGDENSVQAADSFGRDASLFGRVLKGMKEGNAAMSISKVTNAEAVDRLNEISELFEFVSGSVDEILETSPELFQVREAANTIFGGSQVLLEKASTLASGFENLTESRVFNQVASVMLGVIVLGSIILIGLVMVRETNRRLSETAEKNERNQAAILRLLDEIADLADGDLTVAATVTEDFTGAIADSINYSIDQLRELVETINLTAVQVSAAAQETQATAMHLAEASEHQAQEIAGASAAINEMAVSIDQVSANASESSAVAERSVAIANKGNEVVHNTITGMDNIREQIQDTSKRIKRLGESSQEIGDIVSLINDIADQTNILALNAAIQASMAGDAGRGFAVVADEVQRLAERSSAATKQIEALVKTIQTDTNEAVISMEQTTSEVVRGARLAQDAGVALEEIEKVSKTLAALIQNISNAARQQASSAGHISNTMNVIQEITSQTSAGTTATARSIGNLAKMASEMRNSVSGFKLPDIAEQA; encoded by the coding sequence ATGAAAAAAATCAAGGCAGGCAGTCTCTTTTCGGGCACGCGCAGCAGCTCGCTGATCCTTGGACTCTTCGTGGTCCTGGTGGTGGCGATCGTCTTGCTGTTCGCCAACTTCGCTTACCTCAACAAGCAGGCGGACCACGACAAACAGTACATCGGCCACGCCGGTGAACTGCGCGTGCTGTCCCAGCGTATCGCCAAGAACGCCACCGAAGCTGCAGCGGGCAAGGGCGAGGCGTTCAAGTTGCTGAAAGAAGCGCGCAACGACTTCGAGAAGCGCTGGAACATCCTGGTCAAGGGTGACGAAACCACCAACCTGCCGCCGAGCCCGGCCGCTGTGCAACCGCAGATGGCGGAAGTGCAGAAGGATTGGGACACCCTGCGCAAGAACACCGACTCCATCCTGGCCAGCGAGCAGACCGTACTGTCGCTGCACCAGGTGGCCGCGACCCTCGCCGAAACCATCCCGCAGCTGCAGGTGGAGTACGAAGAGGTCGTCGACATCCTGCTGGAAAACGGCGCCCCGGCCGACCAGGTCGCGGTAGCCCAGCGCCAGTCGCTGCTGGCCGAACGTATCCTCGGCTCGGTGAACAAGGTGCTAGCCGGTGACGAGAACTCCGTCCAGGCCGCCGACAGCTTCGGCCGTGACGCCAGCCTCTTCGGCCGCGTGCTCAAGGGCATGAAGGAAGGCAACGCGGCGATGAGCATCTCCAAGGTGACCAACGCCGAGGCCGTCGACCGCCTCAACGAGATTTCCGAGCTCTTCGAATTCGTTTCCGGCTCCGTGGACGAAATCCTCGAAACTTCGCCGGAACTGTTCCAGGTACGTGAAGCGGCCAACACCATCTTCGGTGGCTCGCAGGTCCTGCTGGAGAAGGCCTCCACCCTGGCCAGCGGCTTCGAGAACCTGACCGAGAGCCGCGTCTTCAACCAGGTCGCCAGCGTCATGCTGGGTGTGATCGTGCTGGGCTCGATCATCCTCATCGGTCTGGTGATGGTGCGCGAGACCAACCGCCGACTGTCCGAGACCGCCGAGAAGAACGAGCGTAACCAGGCGGCGATTCTGCGACTGCTCGATGAAATTGCCGACCTCGCCGACGGTGACCTGACCGTGGCCGCGACCGTGACCGAGGACTTCACCGGTGCGATCGCGGACTCCATCAACTACTCCATCGACCAGCTTCGCGAGCTGGTGGAAACCATCAACCTGACTGCCGTGCAGGTGTCCGCCGCCGCCCAGGAAACCCAGGCCACCGCGATGCACCTGGCCGAAGCTTCCGAGCACCAGGCGCAGGAAATCGCCGGCGCCTCCGCCGCGATCAACGAGATGGCGGTGTCCATTGACCAGGTATCGGCGAACGCCTCCGAGTCCTCGGCGGTAGCGGAACGTTCCGTAGCCATCGCCAACAAGGGCAACGAAGTGGTGCACAACACCATCACCGGCATGGACAACATCCGTGAGCAGATCCAGGACACCTCGAAGCGAATCAAGCGCCTCGGTGAGTCGTCCCAGGAGATCGGTGACATCGTCAGCCTGATTAACGACATTGCCGACCAGACCAACATCCTCGCACTGAACGCCGCGATCCAGGCGTCCATGGCGGGCGACGCGGGCCGGGGCTTCGCGGTGGTAGCGGACGAAGTACAGCGCCTGGCGGAACGTTCCTCCGCTGCGACCAAGCAGATCGAGGCGCTGGTTAAGACCATTCAGACCGACACCAACGAAGCGGTGATTTCGATGGAACAGACCACCTCCGAGGTGGTGCGCGGTGCCCGTCTGGCGCAGGACGCCGGTGTGGCACTGGAAGAAATCGAGAAGGTATCCAAGACTCTGGCGGCGCTGATCCAGAACATTTCCAACGCCGCCCGTCAGCAGGCGTCCTCCGCCGGCCACATTTCCAACACCATGAACGTGATCCAGGAGATCACCTCGCAGACCTCCGCCGGTACCACCGCAACTGCGCGCAGCATCGGTAACCTGGCGAAGATGGCGAGCGAAATGCGTAACTCCGTATCCGGCTTCAAACTGCCGGACATCGCGGAACAGGCCTGA